One window from the genome of Glycine soja cultivar W05 chromosome 12, ASM419377v2, whole genome shotgun sequence encodes:
- the LOC114379015 gene encoding protein CLAVATA 3 — protein MASKFIFTTVVLLMLLCLLLMREPSGCGSAYECFGANAADLRDIPNRKVLSVLKDKKTSALKASLQGSSSNKYGEKPLNWELRKVPSGPDPLHHNGVNPKKPQTP, from the exons ATGGCGTCAAAGTTTATCTTTACCACTGTGGTTTTACTTATGCTTTTGTGCTTGCTTCTGATGAGGGAGCCTTCTG GTTGCGGTTCTGCGTATGAATGCTTTGGTGCTAATGCAGCTGATCTAAGGGACATTCCAAACAGGAAG GTGCTGTCTGTTTTGAAGGATAAGAAAACTAGTGCTCTGAAGGCTAGTCTGCAAGGATCATCAAGCAACAAGTATGGTGAAAAGCCACTGAATTGGGAGTTAAGGAAGGTTCCTTCTGGTCCAGATCCGCTGCATCATAATGGTGTCAACCCCAAAAAGCCTCAAACCCCTTAA